Proteins co-encoded in one Mycobacterium mantenii genomic window:
- a CDS encoding HNH endonuclease signature motif containing protein has product MSSTASPPVAVSPAERVEVLFEELAELAGQRNAIDGRIVEIVAEIDRDELCGATGARSVPALVAWKLGSSSANAHTITTVARRLEAFPRCAAGMRQGRLSLDQVGVIAARAGDGSDEHYAQLASIATVNQLRTAVKLEPLPKTEPQPQPERSIAKSTSGEFTCWRITLPHLDAAKFDAALASHRDALIAEWKHDHGDGASDQAPPLPSTGEAFMRLVEAGWDTEAARRPHGHHTTVVVHVDVEQRAASLHLGPLLSDAQRQYLTCDATCEVWFERHGEVIGAGRATRLINRRLRRALEHRHPTCAVPGCGATRGLHAHHLRHWEDGGATELANLVLVCPYHHRAHHRGSITIAGPADDLVVTDGTGRPLRAGSLARPPNFSPPAVPPCPGPTGERADWWWYQPFQPQPPPPN; this is encoded by the coding sequence ATGTCCTCGACTGCATCGCCTCCGGTGGCAGTGAGCCCTGCCGAGCGTGTTGAGGTGTTGTTCGAGGAGTTGGCGGAGTTGGCCGGTCAACGCAACGCTATTGATGGGCGCATCGTGGAGATCGTCGCCGAGATCGATCGCGACGAGCTCTGCGGCGCCACGGGCGCCCGGTCGGTCCCGGCGTTGGTGGCCTGGAAGCTGGGGTCATCCTCGGCAAACGCCCACACGATCACCACCGTCGCGCGCCGGCTCGAGGCGTTTCCCCGCTGCGCAGCCGGCATGCGGCAAGGTCGGCTGTCACTGGACCAGGTTGGTGTGATCGCCGCACGCGCCGGCGACGGTTCCGATGAGCACTACGCCCAGCTGGCGTCGATCGCCACGGTCAACCAGCTGCGCACCGCGGTCAAGCTGGAACCGCTACCCAAAACCGAGCCCCAGCCGCAACCTGAGCGTTCGATCGCCAAATCCACCAGCGGGGAGTTCACCTGTTGGCGGATCACACTTCCACACCTGGATGCGGCGAAGTTCGACGCCGCCTTGGCGTCTCATCGGGATGCACTGATTGCCGAGTGGAAGCACGATCACGGCGACGGCGCCAGCGATCAAGCACCGCCGTTGCCGAGCACTGGTGAGGCGTTTATGCGCCTGGTCGAGGCCGGATGGGACACCGAGGCCGCCCGCCGGCCACACGGCCATCACACCACGGTGGTGGTGCACGTCGACGTCGAGCAGCGCGCCGCTTCGCTGCATCTGGGTCCGCTGCTGTCCGACGCCCAACGCCAATACCTGACCTGTGACGCCACCTGCGAAGTCTGGTTCGAACGTCACGGCGAAGTCATCGGCGCCGGCCGCGCGACGCGGCTGATTAACCGGCGGCTGCGCCGCGCGCTCGAGCACCGCCACCCCACCTGCGCGGTGCCCGGCTGCGGCGCCACCCGCGGTCTGCACGCCCACCACCTCCGGCACTGGGAAGACGGCGGTGCCACCGAATTGGCCAACCTGGTGCTGGTCTGCCCCTATCACCACCGGGCACACCACCGCGGCTCCATCACCATCGCCGGGCCCGCCGATGATCTCGTCGTCACCGACGGCACCGGACGACCACTGCGCGCAGGATCGCTTGCGCGCCCGCCAAACTTTTCCCCACCCGCCGTCCCACCCTGCCCCGGGCCCACCGGCGAGCGCGCCGACTGGTGGTGGTATCAACCCTTCCAGCCCCAACCACCACCACCCAACTAG
- a CDS encoding TetR/AcrR family transcriptional regulator, translated as MVVSKHTSVVRRRRRGEVLEHALYEATLAELAAVGFGALTIEGIASRANTGKAALYRRWPTKRALVLAALRQAQPQLPQLRANYLARANLLKVLSAYCDVLAGETRFPGLFVAIQTMHEPELRAMFIDAVVGPLLTVIESILRDVQARGEIDATTDVALAARIGPALILQHALLTGAPPKGVELTRIVHVLTGGR; from the coding sequence ATTGTTGTGTCCAAGCACACCTCGGTTGTACGGCGGCGTCGGCGTGGTGAAGTGCTCGAACACGCGCTGTACGAAGCAACATTGGCCGAGCTCGCCGCCGTCGGCTTTGGCGCCCTGACCATTGAGGGGATCGCTTCGCGGGCGAATACCGGGAAAGCTGCGCTGTATCGCCGGTGGCCCACCAAGCGTGCACTGGTGCTCGCAGCGCTACGCCAGGCACAGCCGCAGCTACCGCAGCTGCGCGCCAACTACCTAGCTCGGGCCAACCTGCTGAAGGTGCTATCCGCTTACTGCGACGTTTTGGCGGGCGAAACCAGGTTTCCCGGCCTGTTTGTCGCGATCCAAACAATGCACGAACCGGAGTTGCGTGCCATGTTCATCGACGCGGTGGTTGGCCCCCTCTTGACGGTGATTGAGTCTATCCTGCGTGACGTTCAGGCGCGCGGCGAAATAGATGCAACCACCGACGTCGCGCTGGCTGCGCGCATCGGGCCCGCTTTGATTCTGCAGCACGCACTACTCACCGGCGCACCTCCGAAGGGGGTTGAACTCACCCGGATCGTCCATGTGTTGACAGGAGGGAGGTAA
- a CDS encoding aromatic-ring-hydroxylating dioxygenase subunit beta yields MIAIVAREEDDMGRARSSSADMTSVDGQLHSTRLNPGDPVYNDTLEFLYAEAELLDENRLIEWLAMLADELSYRMPVRVTRQRGDGDDFAQDVTFFDDDLATLTLRVRRLTESPNAHAEMPATRSRRFVTNVRIEQLGDEVFARSSLLLLGSRWDSHSYEFLAARRNDVMRRFDGGLKLVRREILIDQTVPESPCLSVFL; encoded by the coding sequence TTGATCGCGATCGTAGCGCGGGAGGAAGACGACATGGGCCGAGCTCGTTCGAGCAGTGCGGACATGACAAGTGTTGATGGGCAACTACATTCGACGCGGCTGAATCCCGGTGATCCGGTCTACAACGACACTCTTGAGTTTCTGTACGCCGAGGCGGAGCTGTTAGACGAGAACCGGCTAATCGAGTGGCTTGCGATGCTCGCGGACGAACTGTCGTATCGCATGCCCGTGCGGGTGACGCGCCAGCGTGGCGACGGTGACGACTTCGCGCAAGATGTGACGTTCTTCGACGACGACCTGGCGACGTTGACGCTTCGTGTTCGGCGTCTTACCGAGAGCCCGAACGCGCATGCCGAGATGCCGGCGACCCGCTCGCGGCGATTCGTGACGAACGTGCGGATCGAACAGCTCGGAGATGAGGTGTTTGCTCGCAGCTCGCTGCTGTTATTGGGTAGCCGCTGGGATTCCCACTCATACGAGTTTCTCGCGGCCCGGCGAAACGATGTGATGCGACGCTTCGATGGGGGGCTGAAGCTGGTGCGGCGAGAGATTCTCATCGACCAAACCGTGCCCGAATCGCCGTGCCTGTCGGTGTTCCTTTGA
- a CDS encoding aromatic ring-hydroxylating oxygenase subunit alpha, whose protein sequence is MFSDPEIYELEMARIFGRSWLFVGFESEIPEPGDYVVRPMGGDSVIVTKGKDGAISILLNRCAHRGVQLCVTDCGSATRLQCPYHGWTYGLDGRLLAIPSQRYWIAGKKSEYGLRTARVATRGGLIFGTWQQDMPDFETYLGDFAFYFDSIFCAVDKNLVAIGPPQRWALPFDWKIGTENSLGDGYHLQATHKSLVDIGLLPVLAQSLEGIIGADPRWGHGFLAPMAPERPSLEAALHWLPAAVLPEIERHLSAEQLTLLRNGTATNIATIFPNTTWSMAPGLFFFVRTWQPVAPGQIEIWTWTLSHPDASEEQKRARDRGLNMTFGPTGMFGQDDLVIFARGQRAARGTLGSHEFMNYGYSNGAPDKRGYLSDDGEWPGPGDVWLGFPGDDQIWNFYIRWLHLMTGGDL, encoded by the coding sequence GTGTTCTCCGATCCCGAGATCTATGAACTGGAGATGGCGCGGATCTTCGGTCGCTCCTGGTTGTTTGTCGGGTTCGAATCCGAGATCCCCGAACCTGGCGACTACGTTGTGCGGCCGATGGGCGGCGACTCGGTGATCGTCACCAAGGGCAAAGACGGTGCGATCAGCATTCTGCTGAACCGGTGTGCGCACCGCGGCGTGCAGCTGTGCGTGACCGACTGCGGGTCTGCCACCCGACTCCAGTGTCCCTATCACGGCTGGACATACGGCTTGGACGGCCGTTTGCTGGCGATCCCGTCACAGCGCTACTGGATCGCGGGCAAGAAGTCCGAGTATGGACTGCGCACGGCGCGGGTGGCCACTCGCGGTGGCCTCATTTTCGGCACGTGGCAGCAAGACATGCCCGATTTCGAGACCTACCTGGGTGACTTCGCGTTCTATTTCGACTCGATCTTCTGTGCAGTTGACAAGAACCTCGTGGCGATTGGTCCTCCGCAGCGCTGGGCCTTGCCGTTCGACTGGAAGATCGGTACCGAAAACTCGCTCGGCGACGGTTACCACTTGCAGGCCACTCACAAATCGCTCGTTGACATCGGCTTGCTTCCGGTGCTTGCGCAGAGTTTGGAGGGGATCATCGGTGCTGACCCGCGCTGGGGGCACGGGTTCTTGGCGCCGATGGCGCCCGAACGTCCGTCCCTGGAAGCCGCCCTACACTGGCTCCCCGCAGCGGTGCTGCCTGAAATTGAGCGGCACTTGTCCGCGGAACAGCTGACCCTGCTGCGCAATGGGACGGCCACCAACATCGCCACGATCTTTCCCAACACGACCTGGTCGATGGCACCAGGCCTGTTCTTCTTCGTGCGCACGTGGCAACCGGTCGCACCCGGTCAGATCGAAATCTGGACCTGGACGCTCAGCCATCCCGACGCCAGCGAGGAGCAGAAGCGGGCGCGTGACCGGGGACTCAACATGACCTTCGGCCCGACGGGCATGTTCGGCCAAGACGACTTGGTCATCTTCGCGCGCGGACAGCGGGCAGCGCGGGGCACCCTCGGATCCCATGAATTCATGAACTACGGCTACTCCAATGGAGCGCCCGACAAACGGGGCTACCTCTCCGACGACGGAGAGTGGCCCGGACCCGGTGATGTCTGGCTCGGCTTCCCCGGAGACGACCAAATCTGGAACTTCTACATTCGTTGGCTGCACCTCATGACCGGAGGAGACCTGTAA
- a CDS encoding TetR/AcrR family transcriptional regulator — translation MSLQQQLRQQLKREMSRAIARAAQDLVRDRGLGSVTVEDIARAAGVSERTFFNYFSCKEEAVVGVPEELLAELDAALRARPKREKPRNALRAVFTEWIDQEAILSRWALRYELVNRYPALLPQYLAALVEIEASLAKSISERMGVDTETDPSPRVLVAAVLAALRAGISWWEESGRTVPLNRVIDHAFDQIASAAPRPW, via the coding sequence GTGAGCCTGCAGCAGCAGTTGCGGCAGCAGTTAAAGCGTGAGATGAGTCGTGCGATCGCTCGAGCGGCGCAGGATCTGGTGCGCGACCGGGGTCTTGGCTCAGTCACCGTGGAAGACATCGCCCGAGCCGCCGGAGTATCGGAACGCACGTTTTTCAATTACTTCTCTTGCAAAGAGGAGGCGGTTGTCGGTGTCCCCGAAGAGTTGTTGGCTGAGCTCGACGCCGCGTTGCGTGCCCGACCCAAGCGGGAGAAGCCACGCAACGCGTTACGGGCGGTGTTCACTGAGTGGATAGATCAAGAGGCCATCCTTAGCCGCTGGGCTCTTCGATACGAACTTGTGAATAGGTATCCGGCGCTGTTGCCTCAGTATCTGGCGGCGCTGGTGGAGATCGAAGCATCCCTGGCGAAATCAATCTCTGAACGCATGGGTGTCGACACCGAGACGGATCCGTCACCGCGCGTGCTGGTCGCAGCGGTGTTGGCCGCCCTGCGCGCGGGCATCTCCTGGTGGGAGGAATCCGGACGGACAGTCCCTTTGAACCGTGTGATTGACCACGCCTTCGACCAAATCGCGTCGGCAGCACCACGGCCGTGGTGA
- a CDS encoding DUF732 domain-containing protein — protein sequence MKHRKSLAALAIAAAVGGTTQISAPRAHAAPAPEVEYFYDVTVRRHYGFPASTDALSYGHGICDKVGQGEGYGQMMDDVKSDVTPSDWFAANYLVSYAVNLLCPDLIWQLRNSAAGYRPPGGVTAPDTYY from the coding sequence ATGAAGCATCGCAAGTCGCTGGCCGCCTTAGCCATCGCCGCCGCCGTCGGCGGAACCACCCAGATCTCAGCACCGCGTGCGCATGCAGCGCCGGCACCCGAGGTGGAGTATTTCTATGACGTCACGGTGCGTCGCCATTATGGCTTTCCAGCCTCTACCGACGCGCTGAGCTACGGTCACGGAATCTGCGACAAGGTCGGTCAAGGCGAAGGCTACGGCCAGATGATGGATGACGTAAAAAGTGACGTGACACCCAGCGACTGGTTCGCCGCCAATTATTTGGTCTCGTATGCGGTTAATCTGCTGTGCCCTGACCTGATCTGGCAACTGCGGAACTCGGCGGCTGGCTACCGCCCGCCGGGCGGAGTAACTGCGCCTGATACCTATTACTGA